The Setaria viridis chromosome 6, Setaria_viridis_v4.0, whole genome shotgun sequence genome contains a region encoding:
- the LOC117860906 gene encoding pentatricopeptide repeat-containing protein At1g19720, translated as MELLPAPLPSVLPRPHQFPPQPASRPRHGRLQEPIMAFAQAPPLAFPLQEARSSSQAPRHSTRPPAQEPRTHSPPGLSLRSEPRIVSDTKLITMHSCAGRLVDARMVFDGMARRDLLSWSAMIGAYAIRGMYSEVIALAVTMVREGVIPDRFLITRILQACAYTEDLELGMAMHSLAIRKGFMGRVRDVPVGNSVLAMYVKCGELGRARRVFEKMRQRDLGTWNSMIFGCCRSNEWEEARRLLDDMRSEGTEPGVVTWNTLISSYARSGDLDVAMELLEQMEESGVAPDVVTWTSLVSAFVHSDRGDEALQCFIRMRLAGVEPNGMTIASAISACASLRLLSQGMELHCHAIKVGSVNNVLSGNSLVDMYAKCGEIVAAMRIFNEIPEKDIFSWNSMVAGYAQAGYCGKAYELFCKMESLGVRRNVITWNIMISGYIRNGDDERAFELFQMMESCGVKRDTASWNILIAGSVHNGHLDRALRIFRQMQALLVRPDYITILSIIPAFANLVAAWKVREIHACIFHHNLEMDGKIENALIHAYSKSGDLAGACAVFDRHSSRNTISWNCIILAHLLHGSPNEALDRFCQMKQEGVLPDHTTLTAVIKAYGLKGKVSEAKGIFYNMTHDYNITPDLDHYVAMVDLLGRLGRLEEAYELIDEMPLIPNLAIWEALLTAATVHGNVRLANLAARELLSIESSDPRIQRLVYNLQDLAGKFVDLPQTMLSNKGRELEEVDSCSVEIKNKVYLFSTGDNFVLERTVAELKLIMIQIGISKLNISNGIPDVEEEEEELSAIHCEKLAIAFAISNSPPFRTIRIIKNVRMCRHCHTFAKLVSEKYKRQILIKDSNCLHKFKGGKCSCEDYW; from the coding sequence ATGGAGCTCCTCCcggctcccctcccctccgtccTCCCCAGACCACATCAATTCCCGCCCCAACCCGCCTCCAGGCCCCGTCATGGCCGCCTCCAAGAACCCATCATGGCGTTCGCGCAAGCTCCTCCCCTCGCGTTTCCACTTCAAGAAGCAAGAAGCAGCTCCCAAGCCCCTCGCCACAGCACCCGTCCCCCCGCCCAAGAGCCAAGAACCCACTCGCCGCCTGGTCTTTCACTTCGCAGCGAGCCCCGGATTGTCTCGGATACGAAGCTCATCACGATGCACTCCTGCGCCGGGCGTCTGGTCGACGCCCGCATGGTTTTCGACGGAATGGCGCGGCGGGATCTGCTCTCCTGGTCGGCCATGATCGGGGCCTACGCCATCAGGGGTATGTACAGCGAGGTCATTGCGCTCGCAGTGACTATGGTCAGGGAAGGGGTCATTCCGGACAGATTCTTGATTACCCGGATTTTACAAGCATGTGCGTACACCGAGGACTTGGAGCTCGGGATGGCGATGCATTCCCTGGCTATTCGGAAAGGGTTCATGGGGAGAGTAAGGGATGTGCCAGTCGGTAACTCGGTGCTCGCAATGTATGTGAAGTGCGGAGAATTGGGGCGTGCACGTAGGGTGTTTGAGAAAATGAGGCAGCGGGACTTGGGCACATGGAACTCGATGATTTTTGGGTGTTGCCGGTCCAATGAATGGGAGGAGGCGCGGAGGCTGCTTGATGATATGAGGAGTGAAGGTACAGAGCCTGGGGTTGTCACGTGGAATACATTGATTTCGAGCTATGCAAGGTCTGGGGATCTTGATGTGGCCAtggagctgctggagcagaTGGAGGAGTCTGGAGTTGCTCCAGATGTTGTCACCTGGACTAGCCTTGTGTCTGCATTTGTCCACAGTGATAGGGGGGATGAGGCACTTCAGTGTTTCATCCGGATGCGTCTTGCTGGAGTCGAACCAAATGGTATGACAATTGCAAGTGCCATCTCAGCTTGTGCAAGTTTGAGGTTACTCAGTCAGGGAATGGAGCTCCATTGCCATGCAATTAAGGTTGGGAGTGTGAACAATGTGCTCTCGGGGAACTCCTTGGTTGACATGTATGCGAAATGTGGAGAAATTGTTGCTGCTATGAGAATATTTAATGAGATACCTGAAAAGGATATCTTCTCCTGGAATTCAATGGTTGCAGGGTATGCACAAGCAGGCTATTGTGGCAAAGCATATGAGCTTTTCTGTAAGATGGAGAGCCTTGGTGTTCGGCGCAATGTGATTACATGGAATATAATGATCTCAGGATACATACGAAATGGGGATGATGAGAGAGCCTTTGAACTATTCCAGATGATGGAAAGCTGTGGAGTAAAAAGGGATACAGCTTCGTGGAACATACTCATTGCGGGTTCAGTGCATAATGGTCATTTGGATAGAGCCCTAAGAATATTTCGGCAGATGCAAGCACTTCTGGTGAGGCCAGATTACATTACAATCCTAAGTATCATTCCAGCATTTGCGAACTTAGTTGCAGCTTGGAAAGTACGGGAGATCCATGCCTGCATTTTTCACCACAATTTAGAAATGGATGGCAAAATTGAAAATGCACTCATCCATGCCTATTCAAAATCTGGCGATCTTGCTGGTGCTTGTGCTGTTTTTGATAGGCACTCATCAAGGAACACTATTTCTTGGAATTGTATCATTCTTGCACACTTGTTGCATGGTTCTCCAAATGAAGCATTGGATCGCTTCTGTCAAATGAAACAAGAAGGTGTGCTGCCAGATCATACAACCTTGACTGCCGTAATCAAGGCCTATGGCCTCAAGGGAAAGGTATCTGAAGCCAAAGGAATATTTTACAACATGACTCACGATTACAACATTACTCCAGATTTAGATCATTATGTAGCTATGGTTGATCTTCTTGGCCGCTTAGGGAGATTAGAAGAAGCATATGAGCTTATTGATGAGATGCCACTCATACCCAATTTAGCAATCTGGGAGGCATTGCTTACTGCTGCAACAGTTCATGGAAATGTAAGGCTGGCAAACCTGGCTGCAAGAGAGCTGTTGTCAATTGAGTCCAGCGACCCTAGAATTCAAAGGCTGGTTTATAATCTGCAGGACCTAGCTGGAAAGTTTGTTGATTTGCCACAGACGATGTTATCCAACAAAGGAAGAGAGTTGGAAGAGGTTGATAGCTGTTCTGTTGAAATTAAGAACAAGGTCTATTTGTTCTCAACTGGTGACAATTTTGTGTTAGAGCGTACAGTAGCCGAACTGAAGTTGATTATGATTCAGATTGGAATCTCAAAGCTGAATATCAGCAACGGGATTCCAGAtgttgaagaagaggaggaagaattATCTGCAATACATTGTGAGAAGCTAGCAATTGCATTTGCAATTTCAAATTCCCCTCCTTTCAGAACCATACGGATAATAAAAAATGTAAGGATGTGTCGCCATTGCCACACCTTTGCCAAACTTGTTTCAGAAAAATACAAGCGGCAAATACTGATCAAGGATTCAAATTGTTTGCATAAGTTTAAGGGTGGAAAGTGCTCCTGTGAAGATTATTGGTGA